Part of the Ctenopharyngodon idella isolate HZGC_01 chromosome 8, HZGC01, whole genome shotgun sequence genome, AGCGTTTGTCTACAAATGGAGACATGGAAATACCTTAAcctcagaagaagaaaaaaaagaaaaaaaaatctctttctcAATGTTAAGACTGATTTGAGTGAAAGGTGCCAAGACCTCATGCTGTTAAAAGCGCTatgctttttattttgtcattatttgttAATAGCTTGTTAAACAGTAAGTTTTTGTACACTTTGTCACACCGTTTGAAAAGTATTGTACTGTAGTTGTTAAATAATTGTCTGATTGACTCAAAACATTATGCAGACTAAGATATACACtgaataaatatgcatttttcaaGATGTATTATTGTGCTGAATTTTAAAAAGAGGAACTGATGGTCTGATTATTAGCATCGgaatgtgttcatgtttttaaatgagAGACAAAAAGATTTGCAAATGTTCATGCGCATAAACAGGATTTCTAGCGAGGGAGGAACATGCTGAAGAGCTGAAGCGTCTGTGGTTTTGAGAACTTCCTGCTTCTGCAGTCAGCTAAACACACGAAGACAACTGTATGGCACACACATGTACCTTACTaattgattttttgttttttgtttttagctaAATCTGTGTTTTAGCTATTCCCCAGGTAGGTTTAAAACTGTTTTAGTGCTCATTTTGGACCTGTTAGAATGTTATTGGCCAAGtgtgcttacacacacacacaggaaattTGGACTAATAACAGTAACATCTGCTACTCACAGaatataaatctaaaaaaacagaacagattGATTAGCTTTACAGAATAATATGAAAGGTACATGTACAGAGAGGTGTTATGCGTGCTAGTATATGTAGGCATATGTGTAGAGAGGTATGTGTCTGTACAGATATGATATAAATGTCAAGTCAGATATAAAATAGTGAACTGAATATTGCACACATTGGTTTGTAAtggtataaataaaaatatgtataccccacatacattttataatgcATAAATTGGAGATATTGCTagatagtttttaaaaataaagtataaagcGTTTCCAAGAACCGCCAAACCATgagatgttattttttaaagcgaTAGTATCAAATGCCGTTTAGATTTGTGAACACAGGAAATCGTGAAACAGAGACACCTGCTGTTTAGCAGTAGTTCCTGTGTTATGGTAGATCCGGGACACTAGATGGCGGTAAGATCCACAGATAAAACCGATAGAACCCCTTTTTAACCCGGAAAAAATAACTTGGAACAGAAGCTGTCTCGAAAGAGCTTCTAAGTACAGAGAAAGCTGGGGAAATGGCTTCACGCCTGAGCCGAATCTGGCCCACCCTGTCTCGGGTTCGTTTGAGTTCGGCGCTCGGGAGCCGCTGTGTGTCACAGACGCCGAAATCCAGCGCGTCCGGCGCGGCGGTTGCGTCTGATCTGCAGTCCTTGTCTCCCGCGGCTCAGGACAGTCATGGACACGCAGAGGTCAGCCCGTTTGACAAGGTAAGACGAACGCAAACACGTGTGTGATGCATTAGAAGTAATTGACATTGGGTTAATTAGTGGCTTGAATAATGTTAGACTGCTCACTAAAGTCTGAGGCTAAACTGTCTTAAGTTTGGCGTGCGCCACTGACCTGTACATGTTTACATTGTGCACTGCATGATCTCAACTCCAGTTTCTCTGTTGTGCTTTGTCTCTCTTGTTATATGCATTGTGTTATGTTAAAACCTGTACCTGCTAAAGTTTACACAGATTATTTTTCTGTCCTATACTATCCTATCCTGCCCTATTCTGTTAAGCTGTCATAATCTTGCTGCTGTAATATTGCAAAtcctaatattaatataaaaacatttgtgttgatAAACAGTGTTTAAGTCCATAAATGCAGGtttataaattgtaaatgtttatctttgtcttttcaGAATCCAGATTTCCATGGCTTCCATCATCATGACCCATTTGTGGATGAATGGAACATGAGGTTGGCATTTTTCTTTGGCATTTCTGTGGCCATTGTTATCGGAGGCACTTTCATCCACTATTTACCAGATCACGGGTAAGTGTATGAAGAAACTGACTGTAAATTTTGCACAGAATGCAGTGATTGACCAATGAGGATTCAACATCCGTAATACATACAGTACGTCTCTATATGTCATGAGTGAACcatgaaatgtatttttgcGCTTATAACTCGGTTGTGAAACTAATGCAGTCATATTTTGCACATTGTGGTGAAATATAAACAGTGTTATTCTATACTGTAGGTGTTTGGGAAAGGTTTTGGAACCAGATAGTATCAGCATAGACTATCTGATCCATTTGAATGTTTGAAGAGAGGCATgataatatttttgattttatctTTGACTTAGTTTGTGCTGTATTAGttcaaaagatttcaaacaacTAGACATGAGATGTCTCcccaaaaagtttatttttaatcttgGAAAATTTGCAATTATACTGTTTCTATCTTGACCTACCTTAATTGGTTAATAAATGGGTTTTAATTCATCTGATGCAATAATGGTTtgccatttattttaatcataatgTACATGACCCTCTCTCTGTATTGTGTGTTTATCCTCCAGTATGAGGCAGTGGGCTCGTCGGGAAGCTGAAAGGTTGATCAAACAGCGGGAAGCAGAAGGTCTTCCCCTCATGACTGAAAACTATTACGATCCAAGCACGATTGTTCTCCCGTCCTCTGGAGAGGACTAGACAACATTTTGTCAATAATTATCCTGTTAATTTCTGTTTGATTGTACATTTGACTCTCTTCaattacattataataaaaaaatatgttataatGTAGTGGTATGTGGTATTTTCAAATGATGATCAGTTGGTATATCTGATACTTGTAGAATTAACTGTTTGTTTGCAAACATATGGGTGTAATAATAAAGTTGAGTGTTAATGTATGTTGTTTTATGTAATCATCATTTTTTTAGGTCGCACTATGAACAGTGTGTAAGGTGAAGTATTAGAGACCGAGCCAAAGTATTTAGGCTATATGATGTACAAAACAACTGAAAGTAGGTGGTTTGTGATGCAGTTTTATGCATATAAACTCGGTAATGCTTAAAATATGGTATGTGTCCAACCTCTGCtataatttcaagaaaaaaacattttaaacatgacTGACGATGCAGAATTATAAGAGaatgttttaaaagtgttttaaaaagcattagTGACCATTTGGTCATCAACACTTCAGATTTGCATTTTGTATGTAAAACTCCAAAACAGAAGAATCCTGGATGTGGATTAGTCAGCAAGATAAATGATCACAAATAGTCATCTTTTTAATTCCTttagttatgtttttatttatttatttagtaatatattCATTAGtcgttttatattattttagtcTATTTTCACAAGATAGTATGGTGAATGATGATGTCTTAAAATAGtaacagaatatatatatacagtgtatatactgtgtgtgtatatatatatatatacacataatatttaaagtattggtgttgtttttatgcatttaataaaataaaattgagtaaaataaaaactaaacatttaaaatatattaattaaaaaaatgtaaattaatcaaataaaatgggGAAACATTGAAAAGCGGAAAGTCAATTTAACCTCATCAGTAGTATCTTCAAAAAATTCTTACACTGTTTCAGgaatatatcatatttttattattaaagagatTACAGAAGAGAGTCTGTTTCAactaaaaagtaaaagaaaaatcttttatAGTCAAAAGATATGTTGCTGTTCTGCTTTTGGACGTCTCTCCCTCTGATTGGTAGAAATGATCGTGAATGGGCGTGTCTTAGCGGCGTGGCACTGTCTGCGGGGCGGGGCCTTGGGGTCGTACAGGAAAAGATAAAGAAAGCGAGGACATCTGTAACGAAAACGGTAAATACTCACACAAAAACACCTCTGTTATTTACAATCGATATGTCCATTAATTTCTCATACGTTTTAGAGCCAATACCGCCGAGTAGCCTTTTTTAAAACCACTCCAATGAGTAAAAAGATTCCTTTTATATGCGGCTAGCTCAGTGCTAATAGGCTAAGTGTGATGATGACGGAAACGGACGAACAACAAGATGCCGAACATGAGTTTATAATCGCATTAAACTCCGATTATCACGACTGTAACACGTATGGAAAGTTTAATACAAGTGTTGATTTGTGGATCCAGTCGAATCCAAGCCAAATAGTGCTAATTTTACACTTATTAGGGCGTGAGATGAGGCGTCCCAGTTAGCACAGGGAGTAAACCGGGGACTGATCCAGTTGGCGCAGACATGCGGCTGTTATTATCACCACCTCTAGTTTATTCTCCAACATAACAGACAGCCCTTTTAACGTCTATTTTATCCTCCATTAAGACTCCAGTCTCCTTAAATCAGTGCTTGACTCGATGTTAAACTATAAAAGGTTACTTGAGTGACAATAGCTTGACCTGACTGCAGTCAGCTCTTTTTATAATAAGTCTAATCCGATGGGTCACAGATTTTGGTATAACACCTGTATTGATCAGTGAATTGAGAAGGGTGCGGTGTGTTGTGACAGCAGCTGggaggtgtgtgtttgtgtgtgagagagagaggagggttAGATGCTGCAGTGCTATAATAACACAACAACCCAGTGTACAGATGGCTGAAATATGAATTGGCATATTCTTATAAGTCCACGTACTATATAAGctcatttgttgttttattttgaaatataaaacagacAAAGCATgagaaaaattatttgtttattctaCTCAAAAGAAGCTATTTTTCTTAATGAATAAATGCAATTTGGGCTCAACACTAAGGATTTTTCTGCTGGCCTGATTGGGCTAGTGGTTCAATTTTTAtttgccctgccaaaattttcaaaatataataaaaatagctATTGTGTAACATTGTATTCtaataaatgaattttaaatagCAATCAAATTTCACAGTTCTCATATCTACATAAAATATGTAGATGAATccaaattaaacacaaaattgtttaataatacatatttattactCAAAGGAGCTATTTTTCTTAGCATCCATTAATGAAACTGgttgattaataaataaatgaatgcaatCTGAATATTTGAAAACATGGATTACACAGGAATATGGAGTTGCCAAtagaacaacaaaaaataaaaataaatttgtaaccatattaagtaaatattgaataaacttctttatAAAAGATGCTCATGCTCTGTCTGtaattataattcataaatataacttttttgtcaAGTTGGTGTATAGGAATGTCATTGACCCCCAATTGTTCCTATAAAAACCCACTGACACATTACAACACAAGCTTTAAATTTATGAACTTTACccactttcattttcattgttcattttaagccCACTCCAGACTCACGTTTGCAAGTAAAGCACTTAATTTTGTTGGTTTATGATAAAACAAGACACATTTTTAGATATGAGATTAAagtgattattattatctttgattTAATACTCGCTTGATTGGAAGTGCAGGTGAAATTGTGCATGATATTGGTTATTTGAGATACTTCTGAATCATTTTAATCAAGACAGCTCTACAAAAGTAAGTCATTTGTTCCTGTTCTATAGAAGGTTCCATTGAATtggttcctttttttttattttcaagttaATTTAGAATTCTATACAAACACTGACATTTCAGACTCATGACAATATAGATAGTTAGTTATGGGTAAAGTTATAGCTATAGTTATAGCTAGTTGTGGGTAAATAATCCTGGGGTATGCCTggattacatatttttacatgAATAATGTCTGGAGTGTTTCCACACCAGAATTCTTTTTCCATATTGTTACTGTCGGGCAgattcataaatcattactattggtcaccctttatgtctgtctgtgggtttttcaaaaatgtaatcaaatgaaaagttttttaaaaagcttgtgAATCTCCaatggatcctcaaactgtcagtaaaACCTTGTAACTCCACCCAGCCTCAATAGTGAATGAAGTGCCGCACACATTTTGGAccgtctctgcttgtttgcaatgcaagggtaaataaataactgtacaTAATTTTCTTAAGAAACACTATATATAAaagctaatgttttatgtatttgaggagtGGAGAAGAGTGTCATAGTCTAGCATTTGTCATCGAGTCACAGCCAATACTGTCTGAAATAGCCTGTCTGTAGCACTTGGTCTTTAATAACATCAGAATTTGACCAAATGACTGAAAAAACTGAGCGCCCACAAAActacaataaactttataacctgtaagttgatgaaaacgtAACGCGACCGTTCTAATAACGGACAAAACATGTAGGTCCGAAATTCTCCAAAATTCCCTGGTCaaaaacctcataactccatttgtgcttgattttggtaaaatgttaataatataatgacacatgcaagtATCTGACTAtgtataaagccacaatattaACTTTGACAATGCtgtgtttaattattaaaaaaaaaaaaaaaagtgttttcctAGTTCCTGAAAAGTAGCGCTTTTGGACATACAAGGTTTAGCAAAAAAGGTTGGATTTATGTAATGGAAATGATTGCTAAATCCAGCATAGGAACAATTTCCACCTGCCTTCTGTAATTATTGGCTGATCTTTCCATTTTGTGTGACAGATGGCTGCAATTCGTAAGAAGCTTGTAATCGTTGGAGATGGAGCATGTGGAAAGACATGTTTACTCATTGTATTCAGTAAAGACCAGTTTCCTGAGGTCTACGTACCCACAGTGTTCGAGAACTATGTTGCTGATATTGAGGTGGATAGCAAGCAGGTGAGAGTGTCTCCTAACATCAAACACAGAGTCTATTACAGAACACGCGTCTTTTCTGGAGCGATGTGAACTTCCTCTGATTGTTCACAAACTTCTTAATAGTGTTCTTCCTTATtctcatttttgcattttttatgcAGAGTTCATTTGAAATGAATGGGGTATATTCTGGGTCGTTGGATGACACTGTGTGCATCTGTGAAATGAATAACTAAAATTATAATACACATATTTAtatgacattattattttttgaaagaagtctcttatgcttaccaaggctgcatttatcagtaaaaacagtaatattgtgaaatattattacaatttaaaataggttttctattttaatatattttaaaattgagtgatttattcctttgattgcaaagctgaattttaggTATCATTctccagtcatcagtgtcacatgatccctcagaaatcattctaatatgatgatttgatgctcaagaagcatttcttattatcagtgttgaaaagagttgagctgcttaatatttttgtgaagctaatacatttttcaggatactttgatgaatggaaagttcaaaagaacagcatttatttaaaatagaaatattttgtgacattataaatgtctttactgtcacttttgatcaatttaatgcatcaattCTTTAATAAGATtaactataaataaaaagtgcatgtatatttatgtaagctattatgaataaaaataaactgaataatGAATTAACTTTTTACCCAAATTGTTATGCTgataatacaatttttaatcattttgttgTCAGGTGGAACTGGCTCTATGGGATACAGCTGGACAAGAGGACTACGACAGGCTGAGGCCCCTGTCCTACCCAGACACCGATGTCATTCTCATGTGCTTTTCCATAGACAGCCCTGACAGTTTGGGTGAGATAATCTGTCTCTGCAGTGGCCAGTCtttaatatgaattatataCAAGTCTAATTTAGgcctttaaatattttgatacCGTATGGATTTGCTAAGACCAAATTGCTGTGGTCACTGTATTAAAAAAACTTCTCTCTGCTCTTCTGCTCTGTTCACACAGAGAATATCCCAGAAAAATGGACGCCAGAGGTAAAACATTTCTGTCCAAATGTTCCAATAATTCTGGTGGGTAATAAAAAAGATTTACGGAATGATGATCACACTCGACGGGAGCTGCAGAAGATGAAACAGGTGTGTGAGCTAACACTTCCTACCATAAACCTTAATATGTTGATtgaattttataaaacagtcactatatttagaagaaaataacatACTAACAAGTTAGTCGACACAAAAATAATGgaactaaaaacaaaactgctgaAAATTGTTGTGTTTTGATGTTATTATAGTATTCAGAGGTGATGAAGTGCACTAATGCCCTGTCAATGCTTTTTACCTTGAACAGGAACCAGTTAAACCAGAAGAAGGGCGAGACATGGCTAATCGCATCAATGCCTTCGGCTACCTTGAGTGTTCAGCTAAAACTAAGGATGGTGTGAGGGAAGTGTTCGAAATGGCCACAAGAGCGGCGCTCCAAGCCAAAAAACGTGGCAAAAAGAATGCCTGTGCTTTGCTATAGAGAACAAGAGCGGAAAAGAAAAGAACGAGGGAGGGAAAGGGGTAACCAAACTATGGCCAAGGAAAATGAAAGAGCTATAAAAGTTTGCATATAGAGGGAAGAAACGCCCCTAGTGTTAATTATGTACTCGGGGGGTCAGGGAGGGTCATGTTCAATCCAGGCCAAAGGAAACTACAGAAGATAGTAGGGACAACTGCACCGGCAAAAAGggacttaaacatttttatggcCATCAGTccttttttaaatcaagattaGTTGACCTTTAAGCCTTCAGACTGAAAACAAGCATAAGGATAGTGTATTTGTAGGGTAAAtaaagattgatgtggtttcaCAGTGGCTCACAATCACTGATTGCATTAGGGGTGGGATAACTTTTGATGTATTCTTTGGCCCATACCACATCTTCTGATTGGAAGATCAGCACTGTAAGCAAGAACAGAAACAAACGACTTGGTCTAAAAAGATTCCTTTTTTGGCACTAAGTGCATTATTCAGGGTGTAAAAGGCATTAGTTAGTACCCTACATCATGTATGCTACATGTCAAGCAGGGAGTTGTTTTTTTGGATCAAGACATTGGCCACACAACGTAATACTCCCATGAAACCCTTTATAAACCTCCCAGGAACCCAGTGCCGTCTTATGTAAATCATTCATGcctgattttctttttaatgatcTTTTACCTACATTAACATGCTAATACTGTTGGGTAACACAACTGGTTCCTCTGTGCCCTCCTGTCCTGTCGCAAAATTGACGGTTTAGTCGCTGGTTTAAAATAGTTGAAAGTAGTGTTAGTCTTACGATTCTTTATTCCAATAAGATTTAAATATATCTTGTACTTTTTTGCCATTTGCCTATAAAAGTCAAAGTAAGATGCATTAAGCAATGATCATACTAATTTACCTTTTTTGTGAGTATTTTATGTGCTTGCTCATGTAttggaattaaaaaaagaagaaacttTGGGTTAATCAGCCCTTGTGGAGCTCAAAGCAAAACTGCAGCTCTGTATGTTGACTGTCAGACACTGTTCGATTTTGGCAATATATATAAGTTTTATAATGGGTGACAGTAACTTAATTTTTCCCCATATTCCTCTTTGCCTGCATGACAGGCTTTTATTTGGTGTGcagaaataaaagtaatatttatcTCACTGTGTAAATGAGAAACTCCCTCCATTTCACtccatttgttttctttttattattccCATCTTTTTCTCCTGTActgtattgttttcattttttttttttttttgtgaaattctACTGGCTTATACTATATCTTTTTTGCGTATTTTACAAATTCTAGTATCTTagaatttaaaagttttaaaagaaataaagaaggAAAAACGTAGCGAAATGTGATTTTGAAAGAGCTGTTTAATGCCAtattattaaatgcaaataatttcTTAGAAGAGATTCTGCATTTCATTCTAAGGAAAAAAGAGCCTTTGATGCATCAATTATCTTTTGTATACCAGTGCATCTTTGGATTTCCACAGACTCGTTTGAAAtgtattgaaaaaataaattcttaTAGGGTAATTTTTCTTGGGTCTTTATTTTGTCTCTTCTCCAGTTGACGTTTGCATAAAATACCTCATTTCTTCACTAGTACACATGCTGACAATGTTAGGAGTTAAAGGCAGAGgtagataaaataaataccaaACTTTTGCAAGTTGACCAGTTGCACATCACCAGTCAGTCTTTACAGT contains:
- the ndufb11 gene encoding NADH dehydrogenase [ubiquinone] 1 beta subcomplex subunit 11, mitochondrial; its protein translation is MASRLSRIWPTLSRVRLSSALGSRCVSQTPKSSASGAAVASDLQSLSPAAQDSHGHAEVSPFDKNPDFHGFHHHDPFVDEWNMRLAFFFGISVAIVIGGTFIHYLPDHGMRQWARREAERLIKQREAEGLPLMTENYYDPSTIVLPSSGED
- the rhoaa gene encoding rho-related GTP-binding protein RhoA-A is translated as MLLFCFWTSLPLIGRNDREWACLSGVALSAGRGLGVVQEKIKKARTSVTKTMAAIRKKLVIVGDGACGKTCLLIVFSKDQFPEVYVPTVFENYVADIEVDSKQVELALWDTAGQEDYDRLRPLSYPDTDVILMCFSIDSPDSLENIPEKWTPEVKHFCPNVPIILVGNKKDLRNDDHTRRELQKMKQEPVKPEEGRDMANRINAFGYLECSAKTKDGVREVFEMATRAALQAKKRGKKNACALL